The genomic window aaatttaaaaacagccgggtgcggtggctcatgcctgtgatcccagcactttgggaggccgacgtgggcggatcatctgaggtcaggagttcgagaccagcctgaccaacatggtgaaactctgtctctacttaaaagagaaaacattagatgggtgtggcggcacacgcctgtaatcccagctacccaggaggctgaaacaggagaatcacctgaacctgagaggcagaggttgcagtgagcagagatcatgccattgcactccaaccagggcaacaagaggaaaactccatctaaaaagaaaaaaaaaaggggggtggtGAGCTAAAGATCGGAAGTATTGATGAAATGGCATCTTGATATACTTAATTAATACTTAATAGAGTGAGGGCATACtgcacagaaaacacaaaaagtgtattttatatatattcaaatatatgctGTATTGTGGGGTAGCTGATGAGTAATTCAAATACCTTGGATCACGATAATCATTAAAGGACActcaggaaaaaagtaaaaaagtacttaattttttaatttttttcttgagatggagtcttgctgtgtcacccaggttggagtgcagtggcaccatcccagctcactgcaacctccacctcccgggttcaagtgattctcctgcctcagcctcccgagtagctgggattacaggcatgcaccaccaaacccagctaatgtttactagagacggggttttaccatggtggccaggctggtctcaaacacctgacctcaagtgattcacccaccttggcctcccaaagtgctgggattacaggtgtgagccactgtgcccagtcaagtacttaattttttatccattttctgTGACATAGtgctaccaaatatttaaggtaaAGGATTCACTTTTACTTATAAAAAAAGGTGTGGAGTCCCGATAAGATAAATAAGCAAGAAGGTGGGGAAGAACCATTGTTCTGAGAGATGACTAATCACAAACAACCTGCTGGCACAACAACCTGTTCCCAAATACCTTGTTCTGTGCAAAGCCCCAGCAGCACAAACTCATTGCTCACATAGTCCCTTCAGCACAACCCTATACAACTTCCCTCTAGCTCTTGCCTCTTTGCAGACAGCCCctttctctgctgtgctgcccatTGCCTCCTTGCAACCTACTTTCCCTCTAATAGACTTGGTTTCTTTAATTCATGACTGccttggtaaattcttttaccaACCACGATGCTGGCCCCAGCCAGTGACAAAAGGCACAATGAAGAACATTTTTAGACAAAACTGAGAGGCTCACCACTAACAGACTCTTACTAAAGGATACTCTATAGAGTATTTTTcaggcaaagaagaaaatgatcctGGATGAAATGCAGAAAGTAATGAAGTGCAACCAAGGTGGTAAACATTTgggtaaaatgaaatgaaaactgcCCACATCAAACAAAAATGTTGTGTggggagatgtgtgtgtgtgagagacacaaatattatatgtaagtatatatataaacccCACatcattatattttgaaatatatatgtgtatacctGTATAAACGCAAAACtgctattaaaaaattaactttcataGACAATTTCTTGGAGAAAACCATAAAATACTATTGAAGGATAGGAAAgatgagttaaaaaataaagacaggccaggtgcagtggctcactcctgcaatcccaacactttgggaagccgaggcaggcagatcacttgaggtcaggagttcgagaccagcctggccaacatagaaaaaccctatctctattaaaaatacaaaacttaggtgGGCGTGGTTGTgtccacctatagtcccagctactcggaaggctgagatacgagaatcacttgaaccaggaggcagaggttgcagtgagccaagattgcacaaccgcactccagcatgggtgatggagcgagactctgtctcaaataaataaataggccaggcacagtagctcacgcctgtaatcccagcactttgggaggctgaggtgggcagatcacctgaggtcaggagtttgagaccagcctggccgacatggtgaaaccccgtctctactaaaagtacaaaaattagctgggtgtggtcatgcgtgcctgtaatcccagctacttgggaggctgaggcatgagaattgctccatcctgggaggcggaggttgcagtgagctgagatcacgccattgcattccagcctgggcaacgagtgaaactccatctcaaaaaataaaaataaaaaagaaaagagagagagagaaagaaaagaaaagaaaagaaaagaaaagaagaaaagaaaagaaaagaacaaaagaaagaaagacaaaccaCATTCATGGAAGCCAAGGCTCAAAGCCATTTCATACCTTACAGATTGGCAATAATTTAAAGGACTGATAATAAGTGCTGCTGAATGGCAAAATGAAAACTTTCTCAAACTGCTCATGGGAGTATAAATTAACACAATTTGGAAGGGAAATGTCAATacttaataaagttaaaaaacctTCTGTATCAATCAGAGCCCAACTAGGAGACAAAAACCACACTAGTTATTTTAACACAGAGaacttataaataattttaactagTTATGAGGTTGTAAACCAAATAACtgaagagacaaaaagagaacATTCAAGTTATCAGGGAGGTAGCAACTGCAGAAAACAGCTGGGCTGGCATAACAAAGAGAAGAAGTTGacaatttttttggagacagggtcttgctctgttgcccaagctggagtgcagtggtgcaatcatggcttactgcagcttcaacctccagTCTCAGACTCCCACCACAGGTGGGGtcccatgcctagctgatttttgaattttttttgtagacatagggtttcaccatatttcccaggctggtcttgactcctgggctcaagcaatccacccaccttggcctcccaaagtgctgggattacaggcatgatccactgcacccaaccataAATTGAAATTACTAAAACTTAGAAGGATGGAGGAGGGGTCCCATGTGACTAGAATTCACATCTCTAAGGAGGTGACACCAGCCAGCTGATGCTTGTGTCTCAGAGGGGATGGGCTACCATCTGTGAGTGCTGGAAAGCTGCAAACTAGATTAAACCGCTGCTATGACAAGGAACTGCTGGTGTCTGAGTGAAGAAGCAATGCTGAGCGGACACTCCAATGACCGGGAAGCTAATAGGAATATTAAAAAGGAGCAagtcccttcttccctctccagcCCCAAAGTTTATATCTAGTATCTCTTATTGGCAAGGCCCAACAGGGAGCAGTTGACAAGGCCAAAATGTGGTTTGTAGAGTCACAAAGCACAGTCAAGAAGGGTGGGTTTGGAGCTGGGACACAATAGCTTAATAACCAGCACATTGCCTAAATCCTATGACCCAACACTTCCACTTCTAGATTTAGACACTAAACTCGAAAAAGATACAAATGTCTTTTACTAGGGGAATGGAGAGATAAATGACTAGCCAGACCTATACTTATCAACAAGGACAGATCTTGGAAAGGTAACATTACATGAAAAAAGCAAGCTGCGGAACTTTAAATACAGTGTGagcccatttatataaaattatataaagacaATATAGTAGTATGTATTGCACACTTCATGCTATACCAAAAAATTCTCACAGGAGATTGAAATTCTAAATGTTGAAAGGAAAACCTTTAGAGGAAAGTATAGGAGAATATTATCACCTTGAAActgataatattaaaatataaaactttagccaggcacggtggctcacacctgtaatcccaacacttttagaggctgaggcgggtggatcacctgaggtcaggagttagagaccagcctggccaacatggtgaaaccccgtctttactaaaaatacaaaaattagccaggcatggtggtgcacacctgtaatcccggctactcgggagactgagacaggagaatcgcttgaacccgggaggcgaaggttgaaatgagctgaggtcatgccattgcactccagcccgggccacagagtgagactccatctcaaaaaaataaaaaataaataaataaataaaatataaaacttcagcagaagaaaacagatgacaaaattttaaaaaccaacgACAgtctgggagaagatatttgcaacacatatgactgaaaaaaaaaaggatttttatattctcatatgttaaaaaacaacatttaaacCAAAAAGCAAGAGATGAACAGCCCATTTGAAAACAAtgagcagaggacatgaacagtcaATGCAGAGAAGAAAAAACCCAAATAGCCAATCAACAGATAAGATGTTCACACACCACTAATTAGGGAAATCCGAATAAAAACAATGAGCTATCCCCTAAGGGGATCAGGTCATATTTTGATACAAATGTAGGTGCCAAATTTTCATGGGCACACTGTGTGCCCTGGTGATCATATGCCCCAAGGAGCTTGATCCAATGGTGAGGGAAGTCTTCAGGGAGAGGCTTTCTTCATTGTACAATGCCAGGACCAGCCTATGTGAGTTCTCTGATGTTCTGTGAGGTGTGCTTTCCGGCagaaagctttcccacattcttGACACTCAAAGGGTCTCTCTCCTGTGTGAATTCGCTGATGTTCAATGAGGCGTACTTTCACATAGAAGGCATTTCCACATTCACTACATTCATAAGGTTTGTCTCCTGTGTGAGTTCTCCGGTGTTGACAGAGGGATTTCTTCATACTGAAGATTTTCCCACATTCactacattcatagggtttctctcctgaATGCATCCTCTGATGTTCAATTAGGCGTGCTTTCACATAGAAAGCATTACCACACTCATTACATTCgtaaggtttctctcctgtgtgaattctctgatggaTCCCAAGAGATGAGTGCACCCTGAaagatttcccacattcattacactGATAGGGCTTTTCACCTGTGTGAGTTCTCTGATGATTATTGAGAGTCATCTTCATTCGGAAGAATTTCCCACATTCACCACactcatagggtttctcaccTGTGTGAATTCTTTGATGCTGATTTAGGGATTTCTTTGCACGGAAGTTTTTCCCACACTCCCcacattcataaggtttctcccCTGTGTGAGTTCTGTGGTGTTGGGTAAGGGATATCTTTACACGAAATGTTTTCCCACATTCAcgacattcatagggtttctcccctGTGTGAGTTCTCTGATGAATCATGAGGGTTGCCTTCTCAGAAAAGGTTTTCCCACATTCAGTACATTCATAGGGTCTCTCTCCAGTGTGTGTTCTTGTATGTAGGATGAGTTGTGACTTCCTGCCAAaagatttcccacattcattacattcaaaGGGCCTCTCCCCTGTGTGAGTTTTCTGATGAGCAATGAGGTATGATCTTGCACTGAAGGTTTTTGCACATTCACCGCATTCATAGGGTCTCTCTCCTGTGTGTATTCTCAGATGTTCAACAAGGTTTGATTTCCTACAGtaagctttcccacattcatgACATTCAAAGTTTTTATCTCCTCTGGGTGTTCTTTTATGTCTAACAAAGCCTGTTTTCTCATGGAAGGCTTTCCTGCATCCATTATATTCAACATTTTGATCCAATGTTTGAATCTTCTGATGGTGAAGAAGGTCATTATCATGCCTGAGGGCATTATCCGCAACAGAACCATTGCCACACAGCAGTGAGAgagatcctttaaaaataaatcacagcatGTCACTCTTTTATGTAAAATCCCAAATTGGCTTCTCTTGTCACAGTATAAAATTAAACTCCTTAACACAACCTTTAAAACTCgattccagccaggcacagtggctcacgcctgtaatcccagcactttgggaggccaaggcaggcggatcacttgaggtcaggagtttgagatcagcctgcccaacatggcaaaactccatctctactaaaaatacaaaaattagctggccataatggtgcccgcctgtaatcccagctactcgagaggctgaggtaagagaatcacttgaacccaggaggtggaggttacagtgagctgagatcgtgccactgcactccagcctgggcgacagagtgagactccgtcaaaaaacaaacaaacaaaaaaccctctatttctcttttttttttttttttttttttttgagacggagtctcgctctgtcgcccaggctggagtgcagtggcgcgatctcggctcactgcaagctccgcctcccgggttcacgccattctcctgcctcagcctctccgagcagctgggactacaggcacctgccaccacgcccggctaattttttgtatttttagtagagacagggtttcaccgtggtctcgatctcctgacctcgtgatctgcccacctcagcctcccaaagtgctgggattacaagcgtgagccaccgcgcccggccaaaccctgtatttcttaaaaatcagtATCTATCCTTCTTACCTtgcactgattttcttttcaccATCAAACATATGATGTATTTGCTTGTTTCTGGTCACTTTCCCCCACTATATTGTAAGCTCCAAGAGAACagagatattattttattcactacCAGTTTCCCACACCTAAAACATACCCAGCATATAACTGATACTCATTTAAAGTTTCATAGATGactaaatgaatatatgaatgaatgccTGATAACAGAAAGCATCCAAGGcaatggagggaaggaagaataaatgttgccaggcgtggtggctcatacctctgACCCTAGCAGTtcgggaggccatggcaggtggatcacttgagcccaggagttcaagaccagcctgggcaacatagtgagattctgtctctacaaaaaaaaaataataatacaaaaatcagccaggcgtggtggtgtgcgcctgtagtcccagccactagggaggctgccCTGGAAAGGTCGCTTAAAACCGGGCAGGTGAGGTTTTAAGTTGAGgttgagccatgattgcaccactgcactcgagcctgggcaacagagagacactctgtctcaaaaaaataaaagaataaatgtttaagatGAGGCAGAGATAAATAAGAGTGgtaaataacttaaaaatcaagataaaggctaggtgtggtggctcatgcctgtaatcccagcactttgagaggcaaggcagacggatcacttgaggtcaggagttcatgaccaacctggccaacatggtgaaaccctgtctctactaaaagtacaaaaattagccaggtgtggtggcacgcacctgtaatcccagctgctcgggaggctgaggcgggagaatcgcttgagcccgggaggtggaggttgtggtgagctgagattgcaccactgtactccagcctggatgacagagtgagactccatcaaaaaaaaaaaaaaatcaagataaaacaGGAGAAAGCACTGAAGTTTGAGTGTGATATTAAGATGTGTGACTTTG from Nomascus leucogenys isolate Asia chromosome X, Asia_NLE_v1, whole genome shotgun sequence includes these protein-coding regions:
- the ZNF157 gene encoding zinc finger protein 157 isoform X1 gives rise to the protein MEGGLKPRVNMPANGTSPQRFPALIPGEPGRSFEGSVSFEDVAVDFTRQEWHRLDPAQRTMHKDVMLETYSNLASVGLCVAKPEMIFKLERGEELWILEEESSGHGYSGSLSLLCGNGSVADNALRHDNDLLHHQKIQTLDQNVEYNGCRKAFHEKTGFVRHKRTPRGDKNFECHECGKAYCRKSNLVEHLRIHTGERPYECGECAKTFSARSYLIAHQKTHTGERPFECNECGKSFGRKSQLILHTRTHTGERPYECTECGKTFSEKATLMIHQRTHTGEKPYECRECGKTFRVKISLTQHHRTHTGEKPYECGECGKNFRAKKSLNQHQRIHTGEKPYECGECGKFFRMKMTLNNHQRTHTGEKPYQCNECGKSFRVHSSLGIHQRIHTGEKPYECNECGNAFYVKARLIEHQRMHSGEKPYECSECGKIFSMKKSLCQHRRTHTGDKPYECSECGNAFYVKVRLIEHQRIHTGERPFECQECGKAFCRKAHLTEHQRTHIGWSWHCTMKKASP
- the ZNF157 gene encoding zinc finger protein 157 isoform X2; amino-acid sequence: MIFKLERGEELWILEEESSGHGYSGSLSLLCGNGSVADNALRHDNDLLHHQKIQTLDQNVEYNGCRKAFHEKTGFVRHKRTPRGDKNFECHECGKAYCRKSNLVEHLRIHTGERPYECGECAKTFSARSYLIAHQKTHTGERPFECNECGKSFGRKSQLILHTRTHTGERPYECTECGKTFSEKATLMIHQRTHTGEKPYECRECGKTFRVKISLTQHHRTHTGEKPYECGECGKNFRAKKSLNQHQRIHTGEKPYECGECGKFFRMKMTLNNHQRTHTGEKPYQCNECGKSFRVHSSLGIHQRIHTGEKPYECNECGNAFYVKARLIEHQRMHSGEKPYECSECGKIFSMKKSLCQHRRTHTGDKPYECSECGNAFYVKVRLIEHQRIHTGERPFECQECGKAFCRKAHLTEHQRTHIGWSWHCTMKKASP
- the ZNF157 gene encoding zinc finger protein 157 isoform X3, with product MVKRKSVQGSLSLLCGNGSVADNALRHDNDLLHHQKIQTLDQNVEYNGCRKAFHEKTGFVRHKRTPRGDKNFECHECGKAYCRKSNLVEHLRIHTGERPYECGECAKTFSARSYLIAHQKTHTGERPFECNECGKSFGRKSQLILHTRTHTGERPYECTECGKTFSEKATLMIHQRTHTGEKPYECRECGKTFRVKISLTQHHRTHTGEKPYECGECGKNFRAKKSLNQHQRIHTGEKPYECGECGKFFRMKMTLNNHQRTHTGEKPYQCNECGKSFRVHSSLGIHQRIHTGEKPYECNECGNAFYVKARLIEHQRMHSGEKPYECSECGKIFSMKKSLCQHRRTHTGDKPYECSECGNAFYVKVRLIEHQRIHTGERPFECQECGKAFCRKAHLTEHQRTHIGWSWHCTMKKASP